CCCGATCGCTTCGGCTGCCTGCTTGAAATAGCCGACGATCTGATCGTCAGTGCGCAGGGACGGCGGCGGCGCGATCATCACGCCGGCGGCACCCGCATCCATCGAGGCACGCGCCAGCGAGCGCATGGTGGCAAAGCCCGGCGCGGAGACGCCGACGATCACCTGCATCTTCTTCGCCCGTTTGACGAAGCGCACCGCCACCTGCTCGGCCTCGGCGGCATCGAGCTTCGGCGCCTCACCGAGAATGCCGAGCACGGTGACGCCGTCGCAGCCGACCTGCTCGTAGAAATCGGTCAGGCGGTCGATCGAGCGCTCGTCGATGCGACCGTCATCTTGGAACGGCGTCGGCGCGATCGCGAAGGTGCCCTTGGCTTCGGCGGTGAGTTTCATAAGTGCTCTATCCTTTCATTCGTCATTCCGGGCGGCTCGCAGAGCCGAACCCGGAATCTCGAGGTTCTCAGGTGCGCAATTGCGCACCGTAGTTCGTGCTTCGCACGCCCCGGAATGACAGAAAAGCCTAAAACCGCCGCGCCGACTTCTTGATCTCCTCCTCGGAGAAGAAGATCTCCTTGGCGTGATCGGCGATGTCCTGGGCCTTCCAGCCCGTGTGCGGCGGTTTCCAGCCTTCCATCTCCATCATCCGCATTTCGCGCACGCCGCGGGGCCCGGACACGCCCAGCACCTTGCCGGTCTGGTCGCCCGACAAATCGCTGACCATGTATAGCACGGCCGGCGCGATGCCGTCCGGCCCCAGCGCCGCACCGGGGTTCTCCTTATAGCGGGGCAGGTCTGCGGTCATGCGGGTCAGCGCGCCCGGTGCCAGCGTCCAGATCCGGATGTTGTATTTGCGGCCCTCGATCGCCAGCACGTTGGACAGGCCCCAGATCCCGCCCTTGGCCGCGCCATAATTGCTCTGGCCGAAATTGCCGATCAGGCCCGAGGTGGAGGACGTGTTGACGATGACGCCGCCGCCATTTTCCCGCATCCAGCGAAACACCGGCAACGTGCAACAGAAGGTGCCCTTCAGATGCACCTTGATCACCTTGTCCCAGTCGGCTTCTGCGGCCTTGGCAAAAGTCTGGTCGCGCAAGATGCCGGCATTGTTGACGAGGATATCGGCGCGGCCAAAGTGCTTGATGGCGTCGTCGAACACGGACTGGCCGCCCTCCATGGTGGAGATATCAGCGCCGTTGGCGACGGCGCGGCCGCCTTCGGCCTTGATCGCGTCGACCACCTGCTGCGCCATCGAAGTGTCGGCACCGGAACCGTCGCGGGGACCGCCGAGGTCGTTGACGACGACCGCCGCCCCTTCCCGCGCGAACAGTCTTGCGTAGGCCTCACCGAGCCCGCCGCCCGCGCCGGTGATCAGCGCAACCTTGCCGTCGAGTAGTCCCATGGTGGCTTCTCCCTGTTCTTGTTCTCTCGTGTCCCGGACGCGATGCAGCGTGAAACGCTGCGTCGCGGAACCGGGACCCAGTTTTCGCGAACCCTCTGGGCCCCGGCTCTGCAGCGCACCGCTGAAGAAGCGCTGCGCTGCGTCCGGGGCACGAGAGCTAACCCAGCACCGTCTTGCCGTTCTTGATCACGGTGACGCCGCGCGATTTCACCTTGGCTTCGAACGAGATCACATTGCCGTCCTTCCACATGTCCATGGTCACGATCTCGCCAGGATAGACGGGCGATGAGAACCGCGCGATGTGCTGGCGGAAGGCACTTGGATCGTAGTCGGCATAAGTCTGGAGCACGGCGCGACAAGTGATGCCGTAGGTGCACATGCCGTGCAGGATCGGGCGCGGGAAGCCGGCCTTCTTGGCGAACTCGGGATCGCTGTGCAGCGGGTTGCGGTCGCCGCAGAGGCGATAGACCAGCGCCTGGTCGGGGCGCGTGGAGATGTCGACTGTTCTATCCGGCGCGCGCGACGGGATCTTGTGCGGATCAGGCTGCGTCAGGTTCGGCCCGCCAAAGCCGCCGTCGCCGCGGGCAAAGCGCGAGGCGACGAGGGTCGCGAGCTTCTCCCCCTTCTCGTTCTTCAGCACGGTCTGGTGGCTGATCACCACGCCCTTGTCCTTGTCCTTGCCCTTGTCGTAGACTTCGAGCACCGAGGAGTCGGCGGTGATGTGAGCCGCGGCCGGCAATGGCTGGTGGAAGGTGATGTCGCGCTCACCGTCGACCACCATGACGCGGTTGAGATTCATCTCGCCTGGCCCCGAACCCCAGGCCGCGACGGAGGCAAAGGTCGGCACCACCTTGAGCGGCCGCGGCGTCAGTGTGCCCTCGTTGACGAAGGCGAGCTCGTTCTCGTCCATGGGATCGGCGCCGAGCCCGATGCCATAGGCGTAGAGCATCACCTCGCGGTCGCTGTAGGCGTATTTCTGGCCGAGGTTTTTGAGGTTCTTCAGCTCTTCGTATCTGGCGGACATGTTTTTCGGTTTCCTCCCCGGATAGTTCAGCGCCGCTGCCAGTTGAAGTGCCCTCTCCCCTTGTGGGAGAGGGCAGCGAGGACGGTGCGGCAAATTCGTTTGGGTGAGAGGTTGCTTCCGCGTTGAGTAATCTCTCTATGGAGAGAACCCCTCATCCAGCGCTTCGCGCCACCTTCTCCCACAAGGGGAGAAGGGAAGAAGTTAGACCGGCGTGAAGAACGGCAATGGTGCGCCGTCGGTGGACTTCCACACCACCTTCACCTTCTGGCCGATCTTCAGCGTCGTGAGATCGCAATCGACGAAGTTGGTCTGGAGCGAGGGACCTTCCTTCAGCGTGACGTAGCCGATCGCATACGGTCCCGTCGGCGACTTCCGCATCAGGCTGTAGGTATAGATGGTGCCCTCGCCCGAAGACTCCTCCCACACCGTCTTGTCGGAGAAGCAGAACGGACAGATCGCCCGCGGGAAGTAGTGGGCTTCGCCGCAAGACGTGCAGCGCTTGATCATGAAC
This region of Bradyrhizobium sp. CCGUVB1N3 genomic DNA includes:
- a CDS encoding SDR family oxidoreductase, with the protein product MGLLDGKVALITGAGGGLGEAYARLFAREGAAVVVNDLGGPRDGSGADTSMAQQVVDAIKAEGGRAVANGADISTMEGGQSVFDDAIKHFGRADILVNNAGILRDQTFAKAAEADWDKVIKVHLKGTFCCTLPVFRWMRENGGGVIVNTSSTSGLIGNFGQSNYGAAKGGIWGLSNVLAIEGRKYNIRIWTLAPGALTRMTADLPRYKENPGAALGPDGIAPAVLYMVSDLSGDQTGKVLGVSGPRGVREMRMMEMEGWKPPHTGWKAQDIADHAKEIFFSEEEIKKSARRF
- a CDS encoding Zn-ribbon domain-containing OB-fold protein; translated protein: MSETKKYLAPMTNPETAPFWEAARQGKFMIKRCTSCGEAHYFPRAICPFCFSDKTVWEESSGEGTIYTYSLMRKSPTGPYAIGYVTLKEGPSLQTNFVDCDLTTLKIGQKVKVVWKSTDGAPLPFFTPV
- a CDS encoding MaoC family dehydratase translates to MSARYEELKNLKNLGQKYAYSDREVMLYAYGIGLGADPMDENELAFVNEGTLTPRPLKVVPTFASVAAWGSGPGEMNLNRVMVVDGERDITFHQPLPAAAHITADSSVLEVYDKGKDKDKGVVISHQTVLKNEKGEKLATLVASRFARGDGGFGGPNLTQPDPHKIPSRAPDRTVDISTRPDQALVYRLCGDRNPLHSDPEFAKKAGFPRPILHGMCTYGITCRAVLQTYADYDPSAFRQHIARFSSPVYPGEIVTMDMWKDGNVISFEAKVKSRGVTVIKNGKTVLG